Part of the Paenibacillus guangzhouensis genome is shown below.
GAATACCGAGCGAAGTTAAGACAGCGGCTGGCGGATTTGCAGGATGCTACCTTCAAATTCGATGAGCATAAATTCGGTATGGAATTAGCCTTGTTCGCGGAACGTTGCAATATTGATGAAGAACTGACACGGCTTAAGAGCCACTTCGGACAGTGCCGTAATTTATTACAGATGCATGAGCCGGTAGGACGTAAGCTGGACTTTCTGATTCAAGAAATGAATCGTGAAGTGAATACGATTGGATCGAAAGCGAATCATCTAGCGCTTGTAAATCGTGTGGTTGACATGAAAGCCGAACTGGAGAAAATTCGTGAACAGGTCGCGAATATGGAATAATGCATTTATTATAGGGGGAAACCAGAAATGGCTATCAAACTGATTAACATCGGTTTCGGGAATATCGTATCCGCGAATCGAATTATCTCGATCGTAAGCCCAGAGTCCGCACCAATTAAGCGGATTATTCAAGAAGCGCGCGATAGGCATATGCTGATCGACGCAACCTATGGTCGCCGTACACGTGCGGTTATTATTACAGATAGCGATCATGTCATTCTATCTGCAGTACAACCTGAAACTGTCGCGCATCGGCTCTCAACCAAGGATGATGACAACGACGAATGAGATGGAGAATACTATGAGTAAAGGTTTATTAATTGTTTTATCCGGCCCTTCAGGCGTAGGTAAAGGTACAGTATGTACTGCCCTGCGCAAAAAGATGCCTAATCTAATCTATTCAGTGTCTGCCACGACACGTCAGCCGCGTATGGGCGAAGAAGAAGGCGTGAACTACTTCTATAAGAGCCGCGGACAATTTCTGGATATGATTGAGCATAACCAACTGCTCGAATATGCGGAATATGTGGGGAACTATTATGGGACGCCGCGCGATTTCGTAGAGCAGACCATCAATGAAGGCAAAGATATTATCCTTGAGATTGAAGTTCAAGGTGCTCTGCAAGTGAAAAAGTCTTTCCCGCAAGGGGTCTTCATCTTCTTATTGCCGCCTTCCTTGGATGAGCTCAAGGATCGCATCAAAGGCCGTGGCACGGAGAATGATACCGTGATTGATCATCGGATGTCTGTCGCAGAAGAAGAGATCAATATGATTGAGTATTATGATTATGCCGTTGTCAACGACGAGATCGAACATGCATGCAGACGGATTGAATCGATTATAACCGCTGAGCATTGTAAGATCCCTAAAGAATAACTTCACCAAGGCGTTATTGGATTTTTACTTGAATAGAATGAGGTGTTCAGATGCTATACCCTTCAATCGATGAAATGATGAACAAAGTAGACAGCAAATACTCCCTAGTCGTTGCAGCTTCGCGTCGCGCTAGACAATTAAGAGACGGTGCGAAATCCGATCTTCGCGCCCCAAAATCCCACAAATTTGTAGGCACAGCGCTTGAAGAAATCTATGGCGATTTCGTTCAAATTGAGCGCAACGCGCAACCGAGAGATTAAATTCTAATTATACAGATAAGGCTCGTTCTTCCTCGACAACCGCAAGGTTGTTATTTTTTTACCACAATAGTTTATAGACGTTACTTCGATGGAAACGTAAAATTCTATTTGGCGATAAAAACTACCTCTAAACGCGGTCGCTCATCTTTGAATGACTTCGATTAGGCTTTTTCTCACCACAATAGAATTTGTAGACGTTTCATCGTATCGAAATGCAATATTCTATGTAAATACAAGGGGGGATACCCATGTTGAACGGAAAGAATATTATTCTAGGGATTAGTGGAGGTATCGCAGCCTATAAGGCCATTACATTGTGCAGCAGACTCACGCAGCAGGGGGCAAATGTCCATGTCGTCTTGACGGAGTCCGCCAAGCATTTCGTGACGGAATTAACCTTACAGGCCATATCGCGCAATCCGGTGTATACCGGTACGTTCGATGAGCGCGATCCTTCGGTTGTCTCTCATATTCATCTAGCAGATGAAGCAGATCTTGTCCTTGTTGCACCTGCAACCGCGAATACATTGGCTAAAATGACGTACGGCCTGGCAGACGACATGTTAACGAATGTATTGCTTGCTACGACTGCTCCAATCGTCGTGGCGCCGGCGATGAACGTACATATGTATCAGCATCCGGCAACGGTTCATAACATGAAAGTGCTCGAGGAACGCGGCGTCCGATTCATTGAGCCAGGGACAGGCCAATTGGCTTGTGGATACGTTGGGCAGGGAAGACTTGCGGAGCCGGAAGAGATATTCTTATGGATCGAACGCTTCTTCGCAGAGCGAGACCAGCCAGGATCCCAGAAACCGGCGCCATTGGCAGGACGCACCGTGCTCGTGACAGCAGGTGGCACAGTCGAGCGGATTGACCCTGTTCGTTACATTACGAATGATTCCTCGGGCAAAATGGGATTTGCCATTGCTCGCGCAGCACAGGAATTGGGTGCGCACGTGCAGCTGATTGCGGCAAGTACGGACGGTCCTCCGCCAGATGGTGTCGAAGTCATACGGGCGATGTCCGCGCAGGAGATGTATGATCGCGTGATGGAACGGATGGATCAAGCGGATATCATTATCAAAGCAGCAGCTGTAGCAGATTACCGCCCTGCGAAGATTGAACCAAGCAAAATGAAGAAGACGCAGGAACGGCTGACGCTGGAGCTTGAACGAACGCAAGATATTTTGCAGGAGATTGGCAGACGCAAGACGCAGCAGCTCGTTGTGGGATTCGCGGCTGAGACGAACGATGTAGAGCGCTATGCGCTAGATAAACTATCGCGTAAAAATTGCGATCTGATGGTAGCAAATGATGTGACGGCCGAAGGCGCTGGATTCGGTGTGGATACGAATATTGTTCATATCTATGACCGACAGGGCCTTGTTGAAGCGCTGCCGCAGATGTCCAAGGAGCAAGTTGCTCACCGACTACTTGGTATTGTCTCTGAACGGTTGGCGGGTGGACACGCTTGACACGTTATGCCAGAGTAATTGTCGATGTGCCGAGTAAGCAGACCAATCGGCCATTTGATTATATGATTCCGGATGCCATGGAGCCTTGGATTGAGATCGGCAGCCGGGTAGGGGTGCCTTTTGGGCCAAGAACGGTACAAGGCTTCGTGGTAGGTTTCACATCGGATGAATCGTTAGAAGTGAATAAGAGTCGCATGAAATATATCCAAGAGCTCTTGGACCTTGTTCCGCCATTATCTCCCGATCTGATCGAGCTGGGGGCCTGGATGAGTGCGAAGTATGTATGTCACGATATTGCTGCGCTGCAATCGATGATTCCAACCGCGCTGAAGGGCAAAGTTGAGCGTGTGTTGCATGTCTCAGAGTCGTACCAGGACGAGGAATTGCTATGGCTTCCGGAGGAGCGCAGCGTGTTGGAGACCATGGAACGCTTAGGTCCGATGAAACTCGAGCAGGTGACCTCGATGTTCCCTGCGCATGAGAACTTGATTAAGCGGCTGCTGAAGCAAGGCTATCTTATCGAGACGCAATCGATTAAAGATCGTGTCGCGAAGAAGAAAGTGAAGACGGTGTTCTTAAGCATTGGGGAAGAAGAGGCGGATGCGGTGCTTGCTTCGTTCCCAGCCAAGGCGCGTCGGCAGAAGGAAGCGTTAGAGTTCCTCATGCAGACTTGGCAGCCGATTCTTATGACGGAGCTGCTCGCAGAGCTGCATACGACGAGTTCGACGATCAAAGGACTTGAAGATAAAGGGTATGTTGAAATTCGGGAGATGGAAGTGTTCCGCGATCCCTATGCGGACCGAAGGTTCAAAAAATCTGAACCAATGCAGTTCACCGAAGAGCAGCAACGCGTATACGATACGATAGAGGGGTCGTTAGACACGCGAGAGCATGATCTATTCTTACTGCACGGTGTGACAGGAAGCGGGAAGACAGAGGTTTACTTGCAGTCGATTCAACATTGTATCGCTCAGGGCCGGGAAGCGATCGTTCTGGTCCCGGAAATTTCGCTTACGCCGCAGATGGTGGAACGATTTAAGAGCCGTTTCGGCGCGCTCGTCGCCGTGCTGCACAGTCGATTGTCGCATGGTGAGCGTTATGATGAATGGCGCAAAATTCGTGAGCGCAAGGTGAAGGTCGCGATCGGTGCGCGTTCTGCCATTTTCGCGCCCTTCGAACAGCTTGGGCTTGTGATTATCGATGAAGAGCATGAGACGTCGTATAAGCAGGAAGAGAGTCCGAAGTATCACGCACGTGATGTAGCGGTGAAGCGGGCTGCGCAGCAGGGCGCAGTCGTCATCCTTGGTTCAGCCACGCCGTCGCTTGAGAGTTATCGCGCGGCGATAGAAGAGCAGCCGTTGCCAGGATTCGAGGACCAGGCTCCGATGCGCTTGTTGTCCATGCCGACGCGGGTCGGAGGACGGGAGCTCCCGCAAGTTCATATCGTTGATCTGCGGGAGGAGCTGAAGAACGGCAATCGTTCGATGTTCAGTCGACCGCTGTACCAAGCGATAGAAGATCGTCTGAAGAAACAGGAGCAGATGGTGCTGCTTCTGAATCGTCGTGGATACTCGACTTTCGTCATGTGCCGGACTTGCGGTTACGTCGCGCAGTGCCCGGAATGCGACATCGCCTTGACCTACCACCAGAAATCGAATCATTTACGCTGCCACTACTGCGGTCATGCCGAGAAGGCGCCGAAGACCTGTCCTTCCTGTGAGAGCGAGCATATTCGTTATTTTGGTACGGGTACGCAGCGTGTCGAAGAGGAGCTCTCTAAGCTGTTCCCAGGCATTCGCGTCATTCGCATGGACGTGGATACGACGACGGAGAAGGGCTCACATGAGAAGCTGCTCGGACAATTCAGGGATCGTCAGGCGGATGTACTCCTCGGGACGCAGATGGTCGCGAAGGGGCTCGATTTCCCTTATGTGACCTTAGTTGGCGTTATTACGGCAGACTCAGCGCTCAATATTCCGGATTTCCGTGCTGCGGAGCGTACGTTCCAGCTGCTCACGCAGGTCGCTGGCCGTGCTGGCCGCCATCATCTGCCAGGCGAAGTTTATATTCAGACCTATACACCGGAGCATTATTCCATTCAGCATGCATCGGAGCATCATTATGAGCCGTTTGCCCGGGATGAGTTGGAGCATCGCTGGAAAAGGGCCTATCCGCCATATTGCAATTTGATCCTGATTACGTTCTCGCATGAGCAGCTTCCGCTGCTCGTTCGGATGAGTGAGAATTTCGCGACTCGCGTCAGGGAGCAGGCGATTGCACGGGGGTGGAGCCAGGCGTTAGATCGTCCATCGGAGGATGCATTCGAGCTGCTTGGACCTGTTGCGTCGCCGATGCCGCGGATCAAGAATAGATACAGATTTCAATGTATGTTAAAATATCGTGGGAACGTTGATGCCGTGCAGCTCGTACGTGCGGTTAGCGCGGAGTTCGATGAACATGTGCGGGGACAACAGCTGCTTATTAGCGTGGATGTCGACCCCCAGATGTTAATGTAACGGATAAATAGAGAAAAAGTGAATAAAGGTGGGTGCTATCATGGCCATTCGAGTGATTGTACAAGAGCCGGATCCGGTTCTGCATAAACGTGCGAAAGAAGTAACGGAAATTACGCCTAAAATAACAAAATTGATCGATGATATGGCAGATACAATGTATGATGCGGAAGGTGTTGGTTTGGCGGCACCGCAGGTGGGTATCCTGAAGCGTATTATCGTTATTGATTGCGGAGATGAACACGGGTTAATCGAGATGATCAATCCGGAGATTATTTCCAAAGAAGGCGAGCAATTTGGTTCGGAGGGCTGCCTAAGTATTGCAGGAATCAGTGGCGACGTACGCCGTGCGATGACGGTGACGGTGAAGGGCTTGAATCGTCATGGCGAAGAAATTACAATTACGGGCTCTGAGCTGCTGGCACGTGCATTCCAGCACGAAGTTGATCATTTGAACGGCATCTTGTTCACAGAGCTTGCTGAGAAACTTTATGATGCTACCGAACGGAAAGGCAAGGAGAATTAAATGAAAATCGTATTTATGGGGACGCCGGAATTCGCTGTCCCATCACTGCAAATGTTACTAGCCGAAGGGTACGACGTGGCTGCTGTTGTCTCGCAGCCCGATCGCCCGAAAGGTCGCAAGAAGGTATTAACACCAACCCCTGTGAAAGAAGTAGCAGTTGAGAAGGGCATTCCGGTACTACAGCCGCTTAAACTGCGCAGTCCGGATTCGGTTGAGGAACTGGCGAAGCTGCAACCTGACTTAATCGTCACCGCTGCTTATGGGCAGATTCTGCCGAAGGCTGTATTGGATCTTCCGCGATTGGGCTGTATTAACGTGCATGGCTCGCTCTTGCCAGAGTATCGCGGAGGCGCACCAATTCAGCGTTCGATCATGAACGGTGAGACGGTTACGGGTGTAACGATTATGTATATGGCAGAAGGCCTCGATACAGGCGATATGATCTCGCGTGTTGAGGTGCCGATTACGGATGAAGATACAGCAGGCACCATGTTCGAGAAACTTAGCGTTGCCGGCGCCAATCTGCTGCGTGAGACGCTGCCTGAATTGATTGCAGGGCGGATTGAAGCCATGAAGCAGGATGATTCCCTCGCTACCTATTCGCCGAATTTGACGCGTGATGACGAACGCATTGACTGGACACGGAGCTCTAGAGAGATCTTTAATCAAGTGCGCGGTCTTGTCCCTTGGTCGGGTGGATTTACCCTTTGGCAGGAGGAAGTGTTCAAGGTATGGGCTTGCCGCATATCATCCAGCACTTCGGATGCTGCACCGGGAAAGGTCCTTGCCTGCGATTCGAATGGCATTGAAGTGAAGACGGGCGATGGCTCAATCATCCTGACGCAGGTACAGCCTGCCGGCAAAAAAGCGATGGATGCTGCGGAATTTGTTCGCGGCGGGAAAATGACGAAGGGAACGTTGTTCACGTGAGCGGGCCGGCGAAAAGAAAGCTGTCTGCGAGGGAAGTTGCTCTGGATGTCTTGACGCGTGTCGAGCAGGAGGGCGCATATAGCAACCTGCTCCTGAACCAATCACTTCAGAAATTGCAGCTCGATCGTACCGAGGCTGGATTTGCAACGGAGCTGGTCTATGGGACGATCCAACGCTTGAATACGATTGATTACTTCTTAAGTTCATTCGTGACCAAAGGGCTTGCAAAGCTGCAGCCTTGGGTACGAAATTTGCTGCGGTTAAGCTTCTACCAGATCTACTACCTGGATCGCATTCCGCCGCATGCAGCCGTGAACGAAGCGGTGAACATCGCCAAGCGGAAGGGTCATCAAGGGATATCCGGTATGGTAAACGGTGTGCTGCGGAATGTGCTGCGCAATAAAGAATCGCTTCACATTCCGGAATCGATGGATCGCATTGCGCGCATCGCGCTCACCTATTCGCACCCCGAATGGATGGTCGAACGCTGGGTTCGGCAGTACGGAGAAGAGGCTGCCATAGCGATGTGTGCCTCGAATAACGAAGCACCCCATGTCAGTGTCCGTGTGAATACGGTGAAGACGGATCGTGCTTCGATGATCCAGGACATGGTATCGGCCGGCATGGATGCTCGTCCATCAGAGCTATCGCCTGCAGGCGTTGTGGTTGATAGCGGCGGCAATATGGCACTTACCGATTGGTACAAAGACGGACTCTTCTCTGTGCAAGATGAGAGCTCGATGCTCGTTGCTGAAGCGCTGCGTCCTGAGCCAGGTATGCAGGTGTTGGACTGCTGCGCTGCTCCGGGAGGCAAGACGGCGCATATCGCCGAGCTGATGAACGATACAGGACATGTTCTTGCCAACGATGTGCACCCGCACAAGCAGAAGCTGATCGCAGAGCAGGCGTTCCGCCTGAAGCTGGGATCGATTGAGACGAGAGTAAGCGATGCCCTGACATTGGCCAAGCAGCTCAAGCCAGCTTCCTTCGACCGGATTCTGCTTGATGCGCCCTGCTCCGGCTTAGGCGTCATTCGGCGCAAACCGGACTTGAAATGGGCGAAACAGCCGGAGGAAGTCGAGCAGATTGCCGCACTGCAGTCGAAGCTGCTCGACGAGGTACAGTCCCTGCTGCGTCCGGGCGGCATTCTCGTCTACAGCACGTGCACAACCGAACCGGAGGAGAACGTGCGTATGGCAGAAGCCTTCCTTGCGCGGCATCCTGATTTTACTTGGGCGGGCGAAGCCTCCGCGAGTCCGGCATGGCTAGAGATTTGCAATAAGACAGAGGCATCGGAACATGCGAGTCTGATTCAAATCCTACCGCATCAGTATCATTCGGACGGATTTTTTATCGCAAGATTTATGAAGCGTCAAGCGTAATGGATCAAAGAACCTCCTATCCCACAGAAGTTAGTGGGATGGGAGGTTCTTGTTGTCCTTATCTTCTTCGCATGGTTAGACTTGATACCTAGATTAGCGAGGTTGAGGCGGGTTGCCAATAACGCCTGGATACGTATAGTTAAGTGGTTCGTCAAAAGTTATATAATCGAGGTTCACCATCAGCAGGAGGATACGTTGTCCTGTTGTTGTATCGCTAATAATAATGTGATCGCGCCCTGCTGCTTCGATGACACCGCGGAATATTTTGGCGTTCCATTCACAGTTATTCTCATATGTCATATAGAAGGTACCAACTTTGCCAAGGTTCAGGCGAAGGATATTCTCTACATAAGATTGCTCAAATTGAGGTGGGGATACGGTCGTCCCTGATGGTGTAATCAGGTCGCCGGTTGTGGCGGCCATAGGCCCGACGGGCGTGCCGGGTGCTACCCCTTGCATTTGCATACCAGGTGCTACCCCCTGCATTTGCATTTGCATGCCAGGGTTCATAGGAGCGGTAGGTGGATACCCAGGCATGGTGCTTTGCGGCATTGGGATTCCTGCTGGTGCTGGAGCGGGAGCTGGCATCATGTAGCCATAGTTACCTGTTGATCCTCGATAAACGTAATTCATTGCGTTCTATTCCTCCTCAAATATTATCTCTTTTTTAGGTATTGCCATTAACGATAGACTTGCGGGCAGTCTTCTCCCTTCGGGACATAGAAGCAATGTAATTTGAATCTGCCGCTGTGCTGTTGGTTATACCAAGTGGGCGGACAGTTTCCGACTGGACGGAAGTACCATAGCGCATTGCTTGCTGGCCATAACTGCTCACCGTTGACAGCTCTCTGGGCAAGTCGGATATCTCTGTCGCGTGCTTTTTGATAGAAATATCCTTTCTGCGTCGCTTCGAATCCGCCGGGACTCTGGAAGACCATATCATTGATACTGCGAATGTTCTTGAAATCAAGACAGTCGGCTAGAATCCGGTTAACGCCTACGTTGCCAACCATCAACATGCCTTGTTCGCCTTCCCCCTCTGCTTCAGCTCGCAGGAGCCGTGCTAGTAGCCTGATATCCCCTGAATTTGCTTTAACGACAGCCATAGTCTCTACACCCCTTCCGTCACTGACATGGTCATTCACCCATACCTATCATATTGAGCGAGGGGGTCAGAGGTGATTACTTTCTTGTGAAAAATTCCCCCCTCTTTAGCCAGGGTGTTATTTATGTTAAAATAGGACGAATGAGATAAACTAAGTAGAAAATGGACTGAATAGGTTGTGAGAAAAATTGGATAAGCCATTTATTTATGATTTTACACTGGAAGAACTACAAACATGGGCCAAGGAGAATGGTGAGTCTGCATTTCGTGCGGCTCAAATCTTCGATTGGATTTATGTGAAACGCGTCAATAGCTTTGAACAAATGAGTAATTTGTCCAAAGAACTTCGGCATAAACTAGAAGAGCAGTTTCAGTTTGTAACCTTAAAAGAAATTACGAAGTATGAATCCAAAGACGGAACGGTGAAATTCCTATTCGGCCTTCACGATGAGCATGCGATTGAGACGGTTGTCATGAAGCACAATTACGGGAATAGCGTATGCGTTACGACGCAAGTTGGCTGCCGTGTCGGCTGTACGTTCTGCGCTTCCACACTTGGCGGATTGAAACGGAATTTAACAGCGGGCGAGATCGTCGCACAGGTCGTTCAAGCGCAGAAGATTCTCGATACACGCGGTGAACGGGTAAGCAGTATTGTCATTATGGGAACGGGCGAACCTTTTGAGAATTATGATGAGACGATGAAATTCTTACGTCTGATGATTCATGAGAAAGGGCTGAATATTGGACAGCGCCACATCACCGTCTCGACGAGTGGTATTGTACCGAATATCTATAAATTTGCAGATGAGAATACACAGATTAATCTAGCGATTTCCATCCATGCACCGAATGATGCGCTTCGTTCGAAGTTGATGCCCGTGAATCGCAGATTCCCTTTCAACGATGTGATGGATGCGCTTCGTTATTACTTAGCGAAGACAGGACGCAGAATTACGTTCGAATACGCCCTCATTGGCGGCGTGAACGATCGGCCTGAACACGCGGAGGAACTTGCGGATGTCATTAAGGACATGCTCTGCCATGTGAACCTGATTCCAGTTAACCACGTCCCAGAGCGCAACTACGTTAGAACACCACGTAACGATATTTTCGAATTCCAACGGATTCTTGAGCGCAAAGGTATTAATGCGACGATTCGTCGCGAACAAGGTCATGATATTGCTGCTGCTTGCGGACAATTGCGGGCGAAGCATTTGGAAGCAAAATAGCGAGGTGAGAGCCATGAATATGGTACAGCGTTCTGATGTTGGGCGCGTTCGAACAGTCAATGAAGATCTATCTTGGGTACAAGCTCTTGACAGTGGGGTAACCCTTGCGATTGTTGCGGATGGTATGGGGGGGCATCAAGCGGGGGATACCGCGAGTCGGCTCGCCGTAGAGACCGTCTCTCAGCAATTGATGTCGATTGGTTCAGGGCTTTCTGCTGAAGAATTAGGCAATGCGCTAGCTGCAGCGATTTTGCGTGCGAACCGCGTGATTTACGAACTCGCTTCGCAAGACAGGAAGTATCATAATATGGGGACGACGATCGTTGCTGTCCTTCTCGATGGTCTGAAGGGGATGATCGGCCATATCGGAGATAGTCGCGTCTACAAAATTAATGAAGATGTGATTGAACAATTGACAGAGGATCATTCCCTCGTGAATGAACTGGTGAAGAAGGGTCAGATTAGCAGCGAAGAAGCACAGCATCATCCGATGAAAAATGTTGTGACTCGCGCATTAGGAACGGACCCGCATGTATCTGTGGAATTGATCCCAGTCGAACTGGCGCAGCACGACACACTCATGCTGTGCAGCGACGGGTTAAGTAATCGCGTTACGGAAGATGAAATGAAGCATACCGTCAATACCGTGCAGAACTCTCTTGCTGCGAGAGCAGATCAACTGCTTCAGTTAGCCCTTCAAGCGGGCGGGGAAGATAATATAACAGTTGTTCTATTAGAACAGACATCAAGAATTAACAACAATGCAGTAAGGGGGTGGGCGGAATGATTGGTCATGAACTAGGCGGACGTTATGAGATACTAACACGAATTGGCGGCGGCGGTATGGCGCTGGTCTACAAAGCCCAGGACCTGTTATTAGGTCGTAACGTAGCAGTCAAAATCTTGCGTCAAGAGTTCGTCCATGATGAGGAGTTTATTCGTCGTTTTCGCCGGGAGGCGCAGTCAGCTGCAGCCTTATCCCATCCGAATGTGGTAAGTATCTATGATGTAGGTCAAGAGGAAGATATTCATTACATTGTGATGGAATACGTCGAAGGACAGAATTTAAATGAGTATATTAAAGAGAAAGCGCCGTTGCAGGCCGAAGAAGCGATACATATTGCGATGCAAATCTGCGATGCGTTGGATCATGCGCACCAGAACGAGATTATTCACCGGGACATTAAGCCGCATAACATTCTTATCGGTAAAAATGGACGCGTGAAGGTAACGGATTTCGGGATTGCACGTGCTGTGACGTCGTCTACGATCACACAAGCAGGTTCGGTGTTGGGGTCCGTGCATTATTTCTCGCCAGAGCATGCGAAGGGTGTTGCTACGGGTGCAAAGTCAGATCTATATTCACTTGGCATTGTGTTGTATCAGATGCTTACAGCCCGTCTGCCTTTCCTTGGCGAGAGTCCAATCAGCGTTGCGCTGAAGCATCTGCAGGATGAGTTCGAGGAGCCGCGTGTGGTTAATCCGATGATTCCGCAGAGTGTGGAGAATATTATTCTGAAATCCATGCGTAAGAATCCGCAGGAACGCTATCAATCGGCCAAAGAGATGATGGCGGATTTGGATACATGTCTGTCGGCGAATCGGCTGCACGAGAAGAAGATTGATTTTATAGACGATGCATTCATCGATGAGCAGAAGACACGTGTGATCCCAGCGATTAAACCAGATCGTGTTCCGCCGAAGAAGACGGCTGCACCGAGTACTCGAGAAGTGAAAGATGAAGCGATAGAAGAGGAGTTCGAGACGAAAGAGCCCAAGAAGAAGTGGGTGAAACCAACCATTTGGGTCGGAGCGACACTCCTATTCCTAGCCGTCATGCTGGGCGTTGTGCTGTATGTGCAGAAGCTCGTCTATGTACCAGAAGTGACGGTACCAAACCTCGTGAAGCTCACGGAGGAAGAGGCGAGGAAGCAACTCACGGATCTCGGGATTAGTATTGAAGAGCCGGTGACTCGTGTGAATAAAGAAGGTTTTGCGAAGGGAATTGTATTCGAGCAGAGCAAGCCGGAAGGTACGAAGGTGAAGGAAGGTTCTTCGATCTCGATCTCAGTCAGTGAAGGTGTTCCAACCTTCAAAATGCCAGACGTGACGAATAAGTCGTATGCAGATGCACGTCAGATGCTAATTGATCTGAAGGTGCCAGAGAACCAGATTACGAAAGTGGAAGAAAATAATGATAATGTTGCTGCGGGCATCGTGTTCGCACAAACACCTGAGTTTGATACAGAAAGTGACCTCACGAAGCTGCAAGTACGTCTTACGGTAAGTAAGGGCAAATCAGCTATCCCGATGCCAAACTTAGTTGGCATAACAGAAGACGAAGCGAAGGCGCTGATTCAATCGAGCGGATTTAAGCTGGCAGCTGAATCGGGCGGCGTGAAGAGGGAGCCAAGCTACTTCCCGAAAGGTGAGGTATTCAAGCAATGGCCTTATGAACCGAAAGAGATGGCGGAACCGAATTCCGAGGTTATGATCTATGTAAGTTCGGGTTACCCGCCAGAAGCAATTGAATACACGTTCAATCTGCCAGTTGCGCCAGTTGAGGAGGGCAAGAAAAGCTCTATTCGGATTGTTTACTCCGATGCACGCGGAGAAAATATTGAATGGAGTGCCGCGCAGACCATCTCGCATGTACAGACCTTTGCAGTTGATCTTGTGCTTGCACCGAACAAAGATGGTGTCGTCAACGTCTATCGGAACAAAGAATTCCTCGATTCGTACCCTGTATCCTACTTCGATGCGAAGAATGGAACGGTTCAGATTCCGCAGATCGATGTCCCTGCAACAACGGACCCGACAACGGACGGAGGTACGA
Proteins encoded:
- the rsmB gene encoding 16S rRNA (cytosine(967)-C(5))-methyltransferase RsmB; this encodes MSGPAKRKLSAREVALDVLTRVEQEGAYSNLLLNQSLQKLQLDRTEAGFATELVYGTIQRLNTIDYFLSSFVTKGLAKLQPWVRNLLRLSFYQIYYLDRIPPHAAVNEAVNIAKRKGHQGISGMVNGVLRNVLRNKESLHIPESMDRIARIALTYSHPEWMVERWVRQYGEEAAIAMCASNNEAPHVSVRVNTVKTDRASMIQDMVSAGMDARPSELSPAGVVVDSGGNMALTDWYKDGLFSVQDESSMLVAEALRPEPGMQVLDCCAAPGGKTAHIAELMNDTGHVLANDVHPHKQKLIAEQAFRLKLGSIETRVSDALTLAKQLKPASFDRILLDAPCSGLGVIRRKPDLKWAKQPEEVEQIAALQSKLLDEVQSLLRPGGILVYSTCTTEPEENVRMAEAFLARHPDFTWAGEASASPAWLEICNKTEASEHASLIQILPHQYHSDGFFIARFMKRQA
- the gerQ gene encoding spore coat protein GerQ, encoding MNYVYRGSTGNYGYMMPAPAPAPAGIPMPQSTMPGYPPTAPMNPGMQMQMQGVAPGMQMQGVAPGTPVGPMAATTGDLITPSGTTVSPPQFEQSYVENILRLNLGKVGTFYMTYENNCEWNAKIFRGVIEAAGRDHIIISDTTTGQRILLLMVNLDYITFDEPLNYTYPGVIGNPPQPR
- a CDS encoding cell wall hydrolase, with translation MAVVKANSGDIRLLARLLRAEAEGEGEQGMLMVGNVGVNRILADCLDFKNIRSINDMVFQSPGGFEATQKGYFYQKARDRDIRLAQRAVNGEQLWPASNALWYFRPVGNCPPTWYNQQHSGRFKLHCFYVPKGEDCPQVYR
- the rlmN gene encoding 23S rRNA (adenine(2503)-C(2))-methyltransferase RlmN, with protein sequence MDKPFIYDFTLEELQTWAKENGESAFRAAQIFDWIYVKRVNSFEQMSNLSKELRHKLEEQFQFVTLKEITKYESKDGTVKFLFGLHDEHAIETVVMKHNYGNSVCVTTQVGCRVGCTFCASTLGGLKRNLTAGEIVAQVVQAQKILDTRGERVSSIVIMGTGEPFENYDETMKFLRLMIHEKGLNIGQRHITVSTSGIVPNIYKFADENTQINLAISIHAPNDALRSKLMPVNRRFPFNDVMDALRYYLAKTGRRITFEYALIGGVNDRPEHAEELADVIKDMLCHVNLIPVNHVPERNYVRTPRNDIFEFQRILERKGINATIRREQGHDIAAACGQLRAKHLEAK
- a CDS encoding Stp1/IreP family PP2C-type Ser/Thr phosphatase, whose amino-acid sequence is MNMVQRSDVGRVRTVNEDLSWVQALDSGVTLAIVADGMGGHQAGDTASRLAVETVSQQLMSIGSGLSAEELGNALAAAILRANRVIYELASQDRKYHNMGTTIVAVLLDGLKGMIGHIGDSRVYKINEDVIEQLTEDHSLVNELVKKGQISSEEAQHHPMKNVVTRALGTDPHVSVELIPVELAQHDTLMLCSDGLSNRVTEDEMKHTVNTVQNSLAARADQLLQLALQAGGEDNITVVLLEQTSRINNNAVRGWAE
- the pknB gene encoding Stk1 family PASTA domain-containing Ser/Thr kinase, which gives rise to MIGHELGGRYEILTRIGGGGMALVYKAQDLLLGRNVAVKILRQEFVHDEEFIRRFRREAQSAAALSHPNVVSIYDVGQEEDIHYIVMEYVEGQNLNEYIKEKAPLQAEEAIHIAMQICDALDHAHQNEIIHRDIKPHNILIGKNGRVKVTDFGIARAVTSSTITQAGSVLGSVHYFSPEHAKGVATGAKSDLYSLGIVLYQMLTARLPFLGESPISVALKHLQDEFEEPRVVNPMIPQSVENIILKSMRKNPQERYQSAKEMMADLDTCLSANRLHEKKIDFIDDAFIDEQKTRVIPAIKPDRVPPKKTAAPSTREVKDEAIEEEFETKEPKKKWVKPTIWVGATLLFLAVMLGVVLYVQKLVYVPEVTVPNLVKLTEEEARKQLTDLGISIEEPVTRVNKEGFAKGIVFEQSKPEGTKVKEGSSISISVSEGVPTFKMPDVTNKSYADARQMLIDLKVPENQITKVEENNDNVAAGIVFAQTPEFDTESDLTKLQVRLTVSKGKSAIPMPNLVGITEDEAKALIQSSGFKLAAESGGVKREPSYFPKGEVFKQWPYEPKEMAEPNSEVMIYVSSGYPPEAIEYTFNLPVAPVEEGKKSSIRIVYSDARGENIEWSAAQTISHVQTFAVDLVLAPNKDGVVNVYRNKEFLDSYPVSYFDAKNGTVQIPQIDVPATTDPTTDGGTTDEWTDGTVDTGNNGNGNGNGNGNGHGNGKDKKDKHNENN